In Rhinolophus ferrumequinum isolate MPI-CBG mRhiFer1 chromosome 8, mRhiFer1_v1.p, whole genome shotgun sequence, the DNA window TGTGGGAAAGGGGTTGGCAGTGACTGATGAGCTGGAGTAGGGTCAGCGCACACACTGTGCACAAATGCTTGGCCATCTGAGGACCCGGGAGGGTAAGGCGggaaggtgggggaggtggtCATTACCCATGAGGTGTGTTACAGAGGGGTCCTCTGACGCCTGAATGAGCTGCGTTCGGTTCCACACATACCGGCCACTCTGAAAGAGACGGAACCAGCTTCAGGCCACAGTCCTACGGCCAGCAGCCCCACCCTTGTCCCTGCTCTACCCCTGCGCCGGGGAGCCCCCATCACCTGGTGCTTGGCTTGCCACTCTTGCACCAGGTTCCGATTGTCAATCCTGATTCCATTCTGTGCGGCATCATCTGGGTACTCAGGGTCTGGGGTTCCCTTGGGAAACATGTACTTGCGGCCTCCACCAAGGATCACCTGGAGCGAGAGGATTAGGGCAGGTTGGCGTGGGGTCTGGCTAGCCCATTGCCCGCTGCTCACACAGCCCTCAGGTGTCCCCACAAGGTGTGTGGCAATGGCCTTGATGACTGTTCCTTCTACCCCCCACCGCCACAAGGCCCCAAGTCCCTGGGCTCAGGCTGGGGTTGCCCACCCTCTGCCCAGCTCCCCGTGCCCTTCATGACGCACGTCAATGTCCATGTTGGAGACGAGCTGTGCGGCGATGTCCTGGCAGCCCTCCTTCAGAGCCTGGGCAGGCATGTCGGCGTCGGAGTACCAGTTGCGGTTCACCGTGTGTGCGTAGGTGCCGGCTGGCGAGGCATGCTGCACCCTCATTGTCGTCACCACCCCCACTGACATCCCTGAGGGTGGCAGAGGTCAGGGTGAAGCACTGAGGTCTCAGCCTTACCCCTGCCCAGCAAGCTGGCCCCAAGCCCACCTGCTTTCTTCGCCCGGTTCATCACGGAGGTGACCTCATTGCGACGAGTTGTGTTGCACTGGTTAAGGCGGGCTGCCGCACTCACACCAATTGTCTGGTAGTTGGCCTTGACCCCGCACAGGTAGGCCGTGGCCGTGCCTGCACTGTCTGGCACGTTTCTGTCCACGTTGTACGTCTGGGGACAGAGACGCGCTCAGCTCCACTCTGGCACACACCCGGATCATGACCAGTCCCTGAGCCCCAAACTCAGGCCAACTCTCCTGGGGCCGTCCCTTCTGCCACACTCCCTAGcccgaccccacccccaccctggggtgTGGAGCACCCTGAAGCCACCCAGTCCTTACTTTGGACAGAGCCAAGTATGGGAATTGGTCCATGGCCaggggggtctctggtcccagcTTGCCATTCTTCTGCCCCTTTAGGATCCGAGCGGCTGTCACCGTGGACACCCCCATACCTGAAGGAGCAGAACCGTGTCAGGCCGGAGTCCTGGGGGCTGGCTTGTGGTCACCGGCAGCCTTGGGTGCCAGGGCTGTGGGGGCTGCACAGGCCTTACACTCACCGTCCCCCAAGAAGAGAATGAGGTTTTTGGCGGCCGTCTGGGTGGGCTGCAGCTTCTTGGCGGTGTCCAGGGTCTGGGCTGCCTGGCGGTTCCAGAAGGCTGGGTCCTCTTCCTCAACTGGCCAAAGGGAGAGGGAGGCCAGGTCAGCTTTGGGGAGCGCCCTGTGTATGAGGAGCACCTGGGAGGTGTCTCATTACCTGGGATGATGCTGAGGGAGAGCCGTAGCCTcaggcccagcagcagcagcagccagacTCTCTGCATGCCTGTGGGATGGTGAGAAgatggcagggctgggaccaTGGAGGGGCCGGGACCCTGGAGAGGCTGGCACTTGGGCAAGGCTGATCCAGCAGAGTAGCAGCTGCAGTCAGCACATGCTGCCTGGGCTCAAATCACTGGAGGACTTTATCCCGGGCTGTAAAAGGCACATGTCCCTCCCAGTGCACCAGGCAGCCTTCCTGACCACACCTCTGCCCTGCTGAAGAAGAGAGGTGGCAGGGTGTGGCCAAACCTTGGGACACATTTCCTGAAAAGGGAGGGCCATCCTGAGCAGGACAGGCCCCAGGTATCTCCTCAAGGTAAGATGGTGACAGGGTGCAGATGCCTTGGGGTGAGGAATATGCAGTGTCCTGATGGGTCCACCCCCAACTCTCTCTCCTACAGTCATGGGGGACCCGTTACTTCTTTCTTCATCTCATTTTCCAGCAGGGGCCCATTGTGGCCCACCAGCTCCCTGCTTCACATATGGTGAACTTTGGACTTCTCTTGAAATCCCTAACCTACTTGCTTTAAGTAGCAGTTCCTGATTTTATTTGAGCTGTTCTTATGtggttgcttttaatttttttttttattgactcaaatgaaaaattaaaattagtgtGGGAAATCCTACCTCAAGGCTTAGAAGCCCCACAACAGTCAGGCTCCCTTTCATACTCCGGCAATCTTTATGTACAATTCACATGGAGCCCCAACTTGCTACTACCTAGAGAAATGGGGAGATTTAGCTAAAAGTGATATCAACTTAAGATGGGCAAAATACGGCACTTTTGATACctctaaattaattttgtgtgtgcTCAGTGGAAAAAGCAGACTCCAAAATTGAACTGAATGTATGGGATTCTTACCTTATTGAAAAATTGAAGACTAAAAGGAACAcacataaattttcttttctgcaggaagttaagaaaattttaaatactttctctGAACTCTCAGATCTGagtctgacaatcaagtttgtgaactcaccctagaaaaagtgctacatacctcattgctgaatatcactatggtcaccttcaaagtactcccgttgggaagctattcactgatgccagcacctagtccacacttcaaagcaattttggaactctttttctggaatggtcatcagagctgtcgtcgtattacccttgatgtcctgaatgtcatcaaaatgtcttcctttcaatatttcctttatctttgagtaaagaaagaagtcattgggggccaggtcaggtgagtagggagggtgttccaatacagtgatttatttactggctaaaaactcccttacagacagtgctgtgtgagcaggtgcattgtcatgatgcaagagccat includes these proteins:
- the ALPI gene encoding intestinal-type alkaline phosphatase; this translates as MVPALPSSHHPTGMQRVWLLLLLGLRLRLSLSIIPVEEEDPAFWNRQAAQTLDTAKKLQPTQTAAKNLILFLGDGMGVSTVTAARILKGQKNGKLGPETPLAMDQFPYLALSKTYNVDRNVPDSAGTATAYLCGVKANYQTIGVSAAARLNQCNTTRRNEVTSVMNRAKKAGMSVGVVTTMRVQHASPAGTYAHTVNRNWYSDADMPAQALKEGCQDIAAQLVSNMDIDVILGGGRKYMFPKGTPDPEYPDDAAQNGIRIDNRNLVQEWQAKHQSGRYVWNRTQLIQASEDPSVTHLMGLFEPKDMKFEAYRDPTQDPSLTEMTEAALRLLSRNPRGFYLFVEGGLIDQGHHRSRAYLALTEAVSFDDAIDRASQLTNEKDTLTLVTADHSHVFTFGGYTLRGSSIFGLAPEVAGDGKAYTSLLYANGPGFAISNGSRPDVNDSQSSDPEYSQQTAVPLSSETHGGEDVAVFARGPQAHLVHGVQEQSFVAHVMAFAACLEPYTSCGLAPPGATPASPTAGPTTRPTDAAHPGPAAGASLTLLAGALLLLLGANVP